CACTCATCATGCCAGAGTTTCTGGGCACAGGGACCTCGGCATCAGCGTGGAGGGCTGAGGGCCAGTGCCTAGATGTACCCTCTGCTGGGCCGGCCTGGCTTCCTGGCCCCATGACGTCTACCTGCCAGGACATGCCCCAGTCCCCGGCCACTTTGGGATTTCAGCTGtgctctccctcctggagggATGTGGCTGCTTGGATCAGACCCACCTCGAAGAATCGCTGGGGGTGAAAAAGGAAGGGGGCTGAGATGAGCTTCTTGTATCCCCAGCGGGAGACCCAGGCCAGAGTTCTGTCTGTGAAGGACGCCCTGAGCATCACGGGAGTGCGGGTGGCCTCATCCCTCAGGCTCAGAGTGAACCTGCAGGGACAGGCCAGAGAAGGGGATTGGCCTCCATTGCCCCCAGCCACGGCACACCCTGAGGGAGCAGCAGGGCTGTGGGAAGAGGCTTCAgagtccagggctgggctcctcCCACAGGCTCAGGGCTGGATCCTGGGGCCCACCACAGCTTAGAGGAGTGGAGAGAACAGGAGGCTTAGACCTGAGTTTGAATCCCCGGGTTGCTGTCTACTGACTGGAGGTCAGGGGTGTTGTTACCTGGCCTAAGCCTCAATTCCTTCTCCTGAAAATGGGGGATCATGATGATAACAGTAGTAGCTGACCTTTACCGTGTGTTTAATTCTGTGCCAAGTGTTGTCTTCAATATGTGCAAGCTGCCTAGTGGTTAGAGCCAGGCTGGGGCAGTTCCACCCTAACCCTGCTGCTTCTAGTCCTGTGATCAAGAAGAGCATGTCACTTAATGGCTCTGTGCTGGATTACGGAAATTTAGGGGTGGTAACAGTGCTGTGTCTGTTTTCTGGGGTTGTTgttagaattaaatgagttaatacatgtaaagtgttacttagaacagtgcctggcacacagtcagTACTGAAATGATACCTTTCATTTGAAACTATCATTACATAATACAAAATTTACCTctgaaggacacacacacacacacacacacacacacacacacacacacacacacagaacaagcAGGAACCCAGAAGGTAATGTACCTGAAGACTAGCAAGTCCCTGGAGCACAGTAGGGGTCTTAGGGAGCCAGGGTTTGCCTTGGCCTTAATCCTCACAGGCGGCCTGAGCTGAGGGGTCTAGGAGCCCATGCAGTGGAGGACAGCAAGCCAGGGGACTGGCTGCTTTACTAGGACAACGGTGCAGCCTCAGACTGGGACGTGGACCAGGACTCATGACTCCAGATTTTGGGGGGctggtctttctgtgcctgacatCTTCCTCTCAATAGCACCCCAGACTCTGTTCCATGACTTCTGAAGGGAGCCTCTTTGAAACACCAGCCCTGCAGCTGCTGAGGGCTGGGTCCCAGCAGAAGCAGTTGAGGGCAAGAGACGGgatgcagggggtggggggcagtccTAGAAGTCTCCTGGGGAGGGCCTCTGGGTCTTCCATGGATGCCCACCAGGAAAGGGCTGCAGGTGTTTCCAGCTTTGGAGAGGAGAAGGCAAGGGCTTAGTGTTGGGAAGGAGCCTGGAGGCCAGGTGCTGAAGGATGCCCAGGGGCGCAGCTGGAGGGCCTGGAGGAAGGTTCTGTGGGGCACAGTACTCTCCAATTTCAAGTTCACTCCATATTGAAAAATAGCTTTTATGTAAAAGAGGGTTTTCAACTTCTCTTTAGAACTCACCAGAGGATCTGGCGTGACTGGGCCCGTGGAAATATTCATCCCACTTCACACCCTTCCCACTCTGGTCCTCCCTACTCATGTGGCCAGTCTGACCTCTGAGAACATGTGCATTCACAGTCCTTGGGAAATGGCATTCAGGTTATTTGCTGTGACACTAATAACAACAACATGATCTGGAGACAGGATATGAACCGGGCCACATGCCTCCAAGGTCTGAGGAGGGAGGTGTGGTCCTGATGTTGGAGCACCTGATCATTTCCCATCACCTGGACATTAACATTCTCCTTTATCTGATAAGGAAACTCAGAGGTGCAGTGACATTCCCAAGCACACACAGTTTACAAGACTCACTCCAGGCTCTGCAAGGCCCTGCTACCCACGATGTGCTTCATGCCAGCTTCTCACGTGTGACCAGGAGCACTCAGGGCAGGGTGTAGCACCGTCAGTGagttaaaaataagtgaaaatgaaGCCGAGAGTGGGGAGGATGCTGCCCCCAATCCCCTCCTCTGCTTCCCACACTGTGGAGCACTTACCGCGGGTCAGGTACTATTTTAAGAACCAAATTGAGGGCTGGGACTATGGGttagtggtagcacacttgcctggtatgtgtgaggcagtaggtttgattctcagtaccatgtataaataaataaagtaaagatcgatcaacaactaagaaaaaaaccttattttttaaaaagaaccaatctgAAGTCAGTGTAAAAATCATTACctcctttaaaaataaggaaactgggtcttgggttgtggctcagcggtagagcacttgcctagcacgagcaaggccctgagttcgatcctgagcaccacataaaaataaataaataaaataaatgtattatgtccaactaaaattaaaaaaaaaagttaaataattagaaaactgaggcatggagaggAAAAGTCACTGCCCTAAGTTTGCACAGGTAGTAAGTGTGCCGGCAGTCTGGTTTCCCAAAGCCATAACATCCAATGCCTTTCTTCCAGGTAGGCAGGCAGGCCCTTGTCTATTTAGATTTGAGCAGACTGTCAGGACTTGAGCGCCCCCTGGAGGACAAGCAAGGAAGCGCAAATAATGGTGTCGCTCCCAGTCCTGGCTTCCAAGTACTAGCTAGCCCTCCTCTCTGGGGTGTTCTGGCTCTTTCCTAAACCAAGCATGTGTCACTCTGGGAGGCCACCTcctctctctgggtctctgtCTGTGTCTTCCCTGGGATCCAGATGCAGGGCTGGTGGCTTGACCAGAGGCACCAGGAGGGAAGATGTTACTGTAAGTGGGGCTGCTGGTCCCAGCCTGACCTTCCtaagctctgtgaccttgggcacctTACCTGCTGCTCCTCTGCCTTCCCATCTGTAAGAAGGGGTGACATGGCAGTGCTGGGAGGTTAAAAGAGGTGATGCTTGATTGGATACTTAGTCCTTTGGCTCTTGCAAGACCAGTCCCCGAACTATGATGACCTGCCCTGGCCAGAGGCCCTGAGGAAGAGCATGTGAGCAGGGCACCTGCTGAAGGAACAAGGGGATGGCTGTGAAGCTCTGGGAGGGTCTCCTGCCTCTAGGAAGAGCTGCGAGGGCTACTATCAGGGGCCAAGGAAGCGCACGGGGTCAGGTGAGTTTCTGCCCTGGGCTTGCAGCAGGAAGTGCAGCTCTCTTCATTACTAAACCCCTGCTGCTGGCCTTCTGAGAgcctcccctgcccccaggcTGAGCTCAGTGCTCCAGTGTCTGAGCACCATGTGCTTCTCCCATGGCTGTGTCCTGAGCTGCAGTGGCTGCATGGAGGGCTAGGACCAGCTTGTCCCTCTGTCGAAGAGCCTGGCACTGGCCTGGCACAGAGGACATCAAATATCTTTTTGcagaataaatggagaaaaggTCAAATGAAGGTGGAGTTTCACCTGCAGCTGCCTGGCCCACCCACACCCTGCAGGTTCCCAGAAAGGAAGGGAAGTCCTGAGACCAAGGGCATTTCCCACCACAGGGAGCTCCTTGGCCTCCTACCCAGGTGCCTTCCCAGGCCTGAGGGAGCCCAGAAGAGGCCACACCTCCAGGGGACACAAGGAAGGAGCTTCACTCACCAGCCTGGGACTCTGCAGCAGGAAGGGCTGTCAGGAAAGAAAGGGGCACAAGGAAGCGCTTGGTCATGGGCTGGGAGGGACCCTCTTGCCATTACCCTTCCACACTGGGGAGGCTTTGGGGTTGTGTCTCTCACAGCAGCAGGTGAGCGACGGGAGCCCCAGTGGGATCCTCCTGCGTCAGGAGGCCCACCAGCTCTGGGGAAATGGGGAGGACTGGCCAGTGGGTCAGTCTCCCACACCTTGACCAACTTCTGTCACACAAGGCCAACCCAGCCCCCTCTCAGGGTCACTCTGAGGATGGAAAGCTCCAAGCAAAAGTCATCTCCCAGTGCGAATTATGGATCCTGGCCCCTCCTGCCAGCTGCCCATCCCccactgccgcagtccggctgcagcagaataacaggggggggggggtgtgacgaataacttgtgtactttgatacagcaggaataggagccatttattgtaggacaacagagctatttatacattttgcacagcttatctaattagcataaactagatacatcagtcaaccaataaggagtctccacacttaatggctcgcttttgttacttctcaaaccactccctctgacattttgccaggcaccatccagacttgtttactgCCAAGgtcaatgtctcggcttggcaccagaatcaggaggcaccacacagctttgtaggttcaaacagcaattctttattcccgctctcacaccgcctccacacaggtccaggggtaaatcgcgttctgctgtctcccgcacaattcacctactccacgaggctctctccaaatcccattttaatctcacgagaactcaacgggaacaagcagcaggaacaccctaatcccagcaataatcttcaacttccaacttccctaaaacccattatcttaaactggcaacgccttaaactcaaggagccggttacttcctcaaacctgatcagctctaaacccggatccgccttggtccttgagcaaggtcaccttattaaagcatgcatgcagtgtcccattgaatgtcctctaagcagcatggggtacgcttggcaaggaaatttcgatgcgtcattcctacttggtaatggccctcaggagtttacgaactctaacatttctctggcaaaatacgaCGTGTTaatttgacttgtctacagaccttaacacccCACCCTCCCTAGGCTGGCCCTGGAGAAGGGTTGGGAGAGCCACATCCAGGCTGGGGGCTGACAGGAGTCAGTCCTATCCATGACAACCATAGCAGGAGGGGGCCAGCTGGGCCTCAGTGTGGCTGCAGGTCgtgcagggggaggaggaggctgaCCCCATGAGTCTTGTCCAACCACAAGGCCAACCTTGCCCCCAGAGACTCACGTATCCAGTGGGATACTCTCTGCTGCCCTCCACAAATGGCTGTCCAGAAAGAGAGGAAACACTCTTCAGACCACCACAAGCCCAGGAGCCACTCACCTGGCCCCCACCCGCCCTGCCCTGCTTCCCACACAGCTCCTCAGTGGCCCCCGAATCTGGTGTGTTGCACCTACCAACTCTAGGCCACCAAAGGCTAACTCAACGAGACTCTCTGGTGACAGGTCCCGAAGATCTGCATTTTTAATAAATCCGTCGGGAGGGAATGACAGAGCAGGCGAGCTCAGCCAGTTTGGGCCCCACATGCCGGTTCTCTCCTTCTGTCCTTAGCTCCTAGTGTAAACCAGACCCCACAGCCAGCACGGACTcctgccaccactcctggcctcCCTTTCTACTGACACCTTCCCCTGCACCTCCCTCACATAGGACCCCTGGGCAATTTCTGACCTACAGGCCTCCTCTGTCTGCTGCTCTGGGGTAAGTGAGGGGGTCCCAGGTCTGCCCAGGAGTCAGAGGAAGGCAGAGACCAAGACCCCGGGCCTTGGCCCCAAGGGAACTTACACTAATATTCAGGAACCCAACGGCCTTCACCAAGATGTCACCAAATATGCCCAGGGTGTCCACCCGAGACAGTGGGAGCCGGTAGCGGTAGTGGAGAAAGTGCCATCCGTTTACACTCACCTGGAGAGGCAGACAGCGCCAGGCTCAGCAGCGGCTGAGCTTGGCTGGGCTCTTCACTGTGTCCCAAGCTCTGCAGGCTCCTCTACCTGGAGACTCCCTCTGTGGCCTCACACCAGCTCTGCAGCGGAAGGACACTTACAGATGAGTTTAAGAGAGcttccaaggtcacagagctggtagATGGCAGAGCTGGCCCCGTCAGTGCCCGTCCCTGTCCCCGAGGAAGCCCCTCTCCTCTCGGCAGGCCCAGAGCATCATTGCTGTCCCCATTGACAGGGAGGACACCGAGGCTGAAGAGGCCGGTGCTGTCCTATCCTCAGTCCCTCTGGCCCTTGCCACCTAAGCTGTCTGAAGACCCTCTCATCTTTCTGGCAGGCGTCCTCTCAGAGGCCAGTGGACAAGGCCCCTCTCCCTGTCCTGTGCAGCTGCTGTAAGATGGGGATGGACAAAGTGCCCCCTCACGGGGTGGGGGTGGATTCCGTGAGGGAAGACATCAGTGGGCTTAGAGGGGCAGGGTGTAGCCCAGGGCAGAGCGCCCGCTCAGCACGCAcgggccctgggttcagccccagcaccccctgcccctccccttgAAGGAGAGGCCTAGGAGTCAGCTGGCTTTGATGTGGCAGAGGGGGCCTCTCCAGACCCAGGCTCCATGGATGTCCAGCAGCCTGTGGGTGCAGGGAGCCTGGAACCAGGTGTGGCAGCTCCTTGGTCCTCTCCCCACAATGTCACCCACCACGGTGACAGGGGGAACTGGCTGAGGGAAGGATGGGTGCAAGGAAATGAGCTCAGGACCCCTCGACGCCTGTCCCTTCCATTCACCTTCACCTCCTCATTCCCAAAGAGAAAGAGGATGAGGAAGCTGGCCCCTCTCTGCAGGGCCACGCCAGGCCAGCGGGCCTCCCTTTGCCAGCGTCCACTGTGCAGGGTGTTGCAGATGACATGGGGCTTGGTGGTGTGGAAGCGAGGGTTGAAGTGGATAGCGATGTCCAGCTGGGGGTGCAGGCTGCAGCCACACTGGAAGTCCACCTGAAACCTGAGGGGAGGGGCGGCTCTCAAAGTGCTGTCTGCTCAGAGACCACAGAGATCCCAAAGGCAGACAGGAGCCCCCAGCTCGACGCTGCTGAAGCTGGGCTCCAGCTCCCCTGGTCCCCCCTTACCTGTGGGCACGTGGAGGGACCACTCCCTGCAGCATGACCATCTTTCCTGCGTGCAGGCCACCAAAAATGGTTGTGACATACGGAATCACCTGCACGAGGGAAGAGACCCATGCTTGCAGGTTGGAGAAAGGCCCGAGGGACCCCATGTCCAGTGTGTGGGGAGGGAAAAACAGGACAACTCCACTTCCCTACCCCAAACAGAACCTGTCCTTACAGGAAAAAGCCCTTCCCTCTGAAACCCTCCGCCGACTGCCTGTCATGGACAAGTCTAAGCCACATCACACTGGGGACGCCCCTTCAATTCCCTTGCAGCCAGCTAGCTGTCCCCAGCTCTTAGGACACAACAGGCTGCTGTGTCCCCAGTGAGGCTCGTCATTCACTCAGTGCCACCTGGTGCCCAGAGCCTGGTACTGAAGTTTCTTGGGACAGTTTAATGGCCAGAGTGGGGCCTGGAGGCAGAAAGAATGGCAAGTTGGAGCTGAGAGCTGACCCTTAGGTGGAGCCCTGAAGGGGACCTAACAGTGGCCCTGCTGCCCTCCTGGTCCCTTTCTCCTGgccttcctcccaccccccacaCTCTCCCAACCCCCTGCCTCTCCTGGCTATTCTTCCGCCCTCCCTCCACCCTGACGCCTTCTCCCAGCATCATCCGCTTGGTGCCTGAGTTattccttccctcccctgtcctcccaGGGCACTTTGCCCACAGGGCTGCCTTGGCCCTTGGGCCCTGGTGCAGCGGGTCTGGCTGGCTGCTTTCCCTGGAAGGCCACAAGCCCCTCCAGAGCTGAAGCCTGCTCTTTCCCTTTGTTgggctcaggcccagcccagcacAGTGAGGTCTCTGCAGAGCTGTTGGCAGAAGGAGTGTGAATAGCAGAACAGGGCAGCATCCCGGGGTGCCTTCATGCACTGCTGCCAACTCCCAGCAGTGCACAGAAGCCCAAACCAGCCAGAAAGAGCTGAGTCCCCAGCGCTGCCTCCTGGTGACAGGCTCCAGCCTGGGAAGCAAGTAGCCCTGGGGCCCTGTGAGGCTGCCTCAGCCCATTATTTAGCTGCTGGGAGGAGCCCAGGGCCCCCTCCAGTCAGCATGCCCATGGCCACCCACAGCTTAGCAGGGCTTCAAGTTCAGTGGTTTCCACTTCCCTGGCCCAGGCAGGGTGTGTAATTAACTGAGCTGCCCTGGGAAGGAGAGGGCCAATTAAGGGAAAAGGATAATTAGTGCTTGCTAGTGGGGGTGtcccctggggggtggggggcagcctTCTCTAAGCATTGCCTGGCTTCAAGTTCTCATGaacaggaggagaggagaggaccccccacccccatctctggGAGGTTCCCCTGGAACTGTCCCTTCCAGGCTGGAGATGAGGCTACCCTTCCTACTAATCAGGGTCCCCTTCAAAGATCCCACCCACTCCCCATTCCTGCTGGCCTCCCAGCCCAGTAGGGCGCAGCCTCGGCTCCCAGGCTTCACCTAGTTAAAATGTCCAGCAGTCACTCACATTCAGTTAGCTGCTCAGCCACTGTGCTAAACTCAAGAGAGCCTTCCAGAACCCTGGGCAGGTCCTGGGGAAGCTGGGCCCAAGACTGAGGTCCTCTGCACCCCCCCCCAACGCAGGAGGAGTCCACCCAGGAGAAAGGGAGGACCCCTGAGACCCAGGAAGTCCCAGGTGAAGGCAGCTGCTCACCGGGTGGAAGACTGGCGGCTGCAGGATGAAGCAGTCAGGAATGGGGTCCAGGTTTCCCCCAGGTGACATGAGGGGCGGGGCCACTCCTTTTGGGGCTGAGGATCCTGATTCCAGGAGCCCTGCTCCCTGGATGGGCTCACCTTCCCCTGCCAGGTCCTCAGTGTCCTGGAGCTCCTCCAGCTGTTAGTCTCACCTGCGCTCTGCACGGGCCTAATGCCACCTGGAGCCCATCTGTGGGGCAGCGGGCCACCTGCAGGGCCACACCCGCCTGGCCCTGGTGAAGCAGGACAAAGCCTGCAGCTCTGGCTGAACTGCAGTTCTTGGCCCCTTTGTAGGGGTGGGACGCTGGCACTAAGCCACCATGAACAAGGAACTGGGGCCCTGGGTCTGAGGCACATGATCACATGGAGGGAAGCCAGAGGCTGGCCTCTTTGGGACTGGGAGGATTTGTGTTTTCGGGGCTCACCTGAGTCCTCACTGGGTCAGAGCAAGGGCTGGGACACGTGTGCAGGTTCCCGCAGCAGCCCCGCCCCCAGCTTCCTGGACAGCCTGGGGcgacttccttcttcctcccctggCCACCAAAGGTCTCATCTCTTTCCCTCATTTCCCTGCCCTTTCTCCACTCTCCTTTATCCAAGTTTTATGGTCCCCCGTGACTCCATTTCAGCAACAGCTGAAATGCCAAGGAGCAGCTgaggtcaaaagaaaaaaaaaggaagtgagaaaaggggagggaggcaggcaccCCTTATCTCAAGCAAGGCAGCAAACTGCAGGGAGAGCAGGTGGCAGACCCTGGAAGACCTGGATTCTTGCTCAGCCTCTGACCTAATGCACTGTGTGCCCTTGGGCAAGTCTcttcacctctctgggcttcCCCTTGTTCGCCTGAATACAAACAGGGTGACCCCTGCAGTGTCTCACAGCATCCCTGTGTCTCAGATTGGCCCAGACCTCTTTGTTTTAGGAGGGCCCTTCAGTCCTCTTCAACCTTTAGCAAGACTTGCCCTTTAAACAgcattttattcagccacaaaggaCAACAAAATCATCTCACTTGCAAGAAATGAATGACCCGGAGACAGTGATcttgagcaaaataagccagacccaaagAAAGAAGTATCCATATTATTACATTACCCATATTTtccctcacatgtggaagctacagGAAAAAACCAGGGACCTGAGGAAAGGGAggccatgaaaatagaagggtgGCTttgccttctccctccctctcccaacACGGCGCCTCacaataaagaagaataagaaggggAAGACTATCTCCCTACAGACTTTCTGGCTGAGTATGGAGGGACTGATGGAGGAAGCACCTATGTCCCCAAACCAGTCAGCTGGGCTGATGAAAGAGACGACCTGGAAGGAGATGTTTCATCCACTTGGCACAGTCATGATGATGATGTGTACAGGGCACCTCCCACTGACCGGTCCATCCTTCCCACTGCTCCACCGGCTGCTGGGGAACCCAATATTGACTGGAGCCGTCTTCCCAAATCACCACCCTACACTGCTTTTCTAGGGAACCTGCCCTACGATGTGACAGAAGACTCCATTAAGGAATTTTTTAGAGGATTAAATATCAGTGCATGCGTTTACCACGGAACCCAGCAATCCAGAGAGCTTGAAAGGTTTTGGCTATGCTGAGTGTGAGGACCTGGATTCCCTGCTCAGTGCCCTGAGTCTCAATGAAGAGTCTCTAGGTAACAGGAGAATTCGAGGGGATGTTGCTGATCAAACACAGGATAAAGACAGGGATGATCCTTCTTTTGGCCGAGATAGAAATTGGGATTCTGACAAAACAGACACAGACTGGAGAGCCCGACCTGCCACAGACAGCTTTGACGACCTAGAAGAGGTGATGACAGCTTTGGAGACAAGTATCGAGATCGATATGATTCCGACCGATATCAGGATGGATATCAAGATGGATATCAAGATGGATATCGTGATGGCCCACG
This portion of the Ictidomys tridecemlineatus isolate mIctTri1 chromosome 4, mIctTri1.hap1, whole genome shotgun sequence genome encodes:
- the LOC144376989 gene encoding galectin-12-like isoform X2, which encodes MSPGGNLDPIPDCFILQPPVFHPVIPYVTTIFGGLHAGKMVMLQGVVPPRAHRFQVDFQCGCSLHPQLDIAIHFNPRFHTTKPHVICNTLHSGRWQREARWPGVALQRGASFLILFLFGNEEVKVSVNGWHFLHYRYRLPLSRVDTLGIFGDILVKAVGFLNISPFVEGSREYPTGYPFLLQSPRLQVPCSHALPQGLWPGQVIIVRGLVLQEPKDFTLSLRDEATRTPVMLRASFTDRTLAWVSRWGYKKLISAPFLFHPQRFFEVLLLCQEGGLKLALNGQPLGSTSLDQQTLERLRELRISGSIQLYCVHY
- the LOC144376989 gene encoding uncharacterized protein LOC144376989 isoform X1, with product MCLRPRAPVPCSWWLSASVPPLQRGQELQFSQSCRLCPASPGPGGCGPAGGPLPHRWAPGGIRPVQSAGETNSWRSSRTLRTWQGKVSPSREQGSWNQDPQPQKEWPRPSCHLGETWTPFLTASSCSRQSSTRFQVDFQCGCSLHPQLDIAIHFNPRFHTTKPHVICNTLHSGRWQREARWPGVALQRGASFLILFLFGNEEVKVSVNGWHFLHYRYRLPLSRVDTLGIFGDILVKAVGFLNISPFVEGSREYPTGYVSLWGQGWPCGWTRLMGSASSSPCTTCSHTEAQLAPSCYGCHG